In a single window of the Lebetimonas sp. JH292 genome:
- a CDS encoding DUF3365 domain-containing protein, whose product MGSILSKMLKIIALSLFTATMILVILYFILLNFFIYEEVNKVRLCTKAIFSVKYSEMKDTYTPFSSIIKIYKKNTNIDFKLFSLFKNPQLKNNGFFKKIKNKKEIYKINSNYITYYKPIVMKNECLKCHGYEKHKIFSCGGIKSSNKIRGFKKGDVVGYIEAKAPFKRSFMKFNLTF is encoded by the coding sequence ATGGGCTCAATTTTATCTAAGATGCTTAAAATTATCGCACTTTCTTTGTTTACTGCAACAATGATACTTGTAATACTCTATTTTATATTATTAAATTTTTTTATATACGAAGAAGTAAACAAAGTAAGGTTGTGTACCAAGGCAATATTCAGTGTTAAATATTCGGAAATGAAAGATACTTATACTCCCTTTTCATCCATTATAAAAATATATAAAAAAAATACAAATATAGATTTTAAACTGTTTTCTTTATTTAAGAATCCTCAGCTGAAAAACAACGGTTTTTTTAAAAAAATTAAAAATAAAAAAGAGATATATAAGATTAATTCAAATTACATTACTTATTATAAACCGATTGTTATGAAAAATGAATGCCTGAAATGCCACGGTTATGAAAAACATAAAATTTTCAGCTGCGGTGGGATTAAAAGCTCAAATAAAATAAGAGGATTTAAAAAAGGAGACGTTGTAGGATATATAGAGGCAAAAGCGCCTTTTAAAAGATCTTTTATGAAATTTAATTTAACATTTTAA